Proteins encoded together in one Chelonoidis abingdonii isolate Lonesome George chromosome 1, CheloAbing_2.0, whole genome shotgun sequence window:
- the LAMP1 gene encoding lysosome-associated membrane glycoprotein 1 — MARVGGGRGLFLAAGLLVFLQMSSSAFEVKDQSGKVCIIANLSASFSVEYHTKSGQQLTAHFTLAQNAEVLANKSSCGKENVSAPILAIGFGAGHLLQMSFTKTSKLYSVDELTFIYNLSDTTVFPNSTGGERNVSQKTNIQADLDTRYRCFSTNQINMSIVTITLSNVTLQAYLMNHTLSGNETVCAADKTPTTPVATTPTSQTPTTSQAPTSPPQNPMTGKYNVTGTNGTCVLAHMGLQLNVTYLKKDGKTGLDVLNFVPVNTSFSGSCDHSSAFLSLTFGRTRLVFEFLLNASTDKFFLQGVNVTTTLPSEAKETKIDVFNHSMSELRAKLGNSYKCNAEEKLWVTDHVFVNLFDVQVQVFKIDENKFGAVEECQLDENNMVIPIIVGAALAGLVLIVLIAYLIGRKRSHAGYQTI, encoded by the exons TGTTTTTGCAGATGTCCTCGTCAGCATTTGAAGTGAAGGATCAGAGTGGTAAAGTCTGCATAATAGCTAATCTGTCAGCGTCCTTCTCAGTGGAATACCACACCAAGAGTGGTCAACAG CTGACAGCACATTTCACGCTTGCACAAAATGCTGAAGTACTGGCAAACAAAAGCAGTTGTGGTAAAGAGAATGTATCGGCTCCTATACTGGCGATTGGATTTGGAGCAGGACATTTGTTACAAATGAGTTTCACAAAGACCTCAAAGCTGTACAGCGTTGATGAGCTAACATTCATTTACAATTTGTCTGATACAACTGTGTTCCCCAACTCAACTGGAG GAGAAAGAAACGTTTCACAAAAAACTAATATTCAGGCAGACTTGGACACAAGATATAGATGTTTCAGTACCAACCAGATTAATATGTCAATTGTGACCATAACTCTTAGCAATGTTACGCTTCAAGCATATCTTATGAATCATACCTTAAGTGGAAATG AAACTGTGTGTGCTGCAGATAAGACACCCACTACTCCTGTAGCCACTACACCTACTAGCCAGACACCTACAACAAGCCAGGCACCAACCTCACCTCCACAAAATCCAATGACTGGGAAATATAATGTGACTGGTACAAATGGAACCTGTGTACTTGCTCATATGGGTCTGCAGCTTAATGTCACGTATCTAAAAAAAGATGGAAAG ACTGGATTGGATGTGCTGAATTTTGTTCCAGTGAATACATCTTTCTCTGGGAGCTGTGACCATTCCTCTGCCTTTCTGAGCCTGACTTTTGGGAGAACCAGACTTGTATTCGAGTTTCTACTG aatgcaAGTACTGATAAGTTTTTCCTGCAAGGTGTCAATGTGACCACAACTTTACCTTCTGAAGCTAAAG AAACAAAGATTGACGTTTTTAACCACAGCATGAGCGAGCTGAGAGCTAAACTGGGGAACTCCTATAAGTGTAATGCAGAGGAGAAACTTTGGGTCACAGACCATGTCTTTGTCAACTTATTTGATGTTCAGGTCCAAGTTTTCAAGATCGATGAAAACAAATTTGGAGCAG TGGAAGAATGTCAACTGGATGAAAATAACATGGTGATCCCTATAATTGTTGGCGCAGCCCTTGCTGGACTTGTCCTGATTGTCTTGATTGCTTATTTGATTGGCAGAAAGAGAAGCCATGCTGGATATCAAACTATCTGA